TCACCGCGGGCAGCGACGCCGGCGGCGTCACCGAGGCCGGCTACCAGAACGCCATGTACACCGCGCTCGCCCTGCTCGCCGTCGGCGTGGTGACCTCGCTGCTCATCCAGCGCCCGCCGGCCGAGGAGGCCGCCGAGGCGTCGGACGAACGCCCCGTGGTCGTCGCCCACCACTGAGCGGGACATCGCCTAGGCTGGCCGGATGCCCGACGACGAGAGCATCCGGCCGGCCGCGTACCTGGCCGTGGGACCCCGGGTGGGCCTGCGGCCCTTCCGGTACGAGGACGCCGACGAGTTCACCGCACGGGCGCGGGAGAGCCGGGACCTGCACCGGCCCTGGCTCTTCCCGCCCGACGACGCCGACGCCTACGCCGCCTACGCGCGGCGCCTGATCGAGGCCCCCGACCGCCTCGGCCACCTGGTCTGCGAGCGCGACGGCGGCGCCATCGCCGGCTTCGTCAACGTCAACAACATCGTCCGGGGCGCCTTCCGCAACGGCGCCCTCGGCTACGGGGCCTTCGCGCACGCCGCCGGGCGGGGACTGATGGGGGAGGCGCTCGGCCTCGTCGTGCGCCACGCTTTCGGCCCCCTCGGGCTGCACCGCCTGGAGGCCAACATCCAACCCGGCAACGCCGCCTCGATCGCCCTCGTCCGCCGCGCCGGGTTCCGCAGGGAGGGTTACTCCCCGGCGATGCTCCTCGTCGACGGGGAGTGGCGGGACCACGAGCGGTGGGCGCTCACCGCGGACGAGCCGGCCGCCCGGGGCGCCGGCCCCGGTCGTTGACCTTCATGGTGTCCATGTCCGTGGCTGTCGAGGTCAGCGCCCGGTGGCCGAGACCCAGCGCGGCGAGCGCCGCCTCCGCCCGCTCCTCGGCGAGCAGTGCGGCCATCTCCTCCCCGTCGTCCGCGTCGGACACCACCGTGAAGCGGTAGCTGAAGCGCTTCAGCGCGGCGTCGTAGGTGAGCGAGCCCTCCTCCGTGAACCGCATCGAGGACAGGCCGTGCCGGTCCGCGTCGGCCAGGAGGCGCTCGCGGTCCCGGTCCGTCAGGCCGTCCCAGACGCCCCGCACGATCACCCGGTAGGTGTGACGCGCCCCCATGCCGTACCGCCTTCCGCCCCGCTCCGACCGAACCCGCGCCTGGGGGCGCGGGCGCCCTCCACCCTAGGGAGGCCGGGCGGGGACGCCCAGCGAATATCCGGCGCGGACACCCGGCGCCCGCCGGACGGAGCCCGGCGCTGGGCGCCCGCCGGACGGAGCCCGGGGCCGGGTGTCCGCGTCCGGTCGCGGCGGGCGGCGCATGCCGGACGGCCGGCCGCGCCCGGCGGCTACCCGGCCCGGCGGTCCGCGTACTCGAAGACGGAGCCGTCCGGGTGGACCGCGATGAGATTGCGGCCCACCGGCGTCGGGACCGGGCCGGCCAGCACCTTCGCGCCGACCGCCGTGAGCGCCTCGTGCGCCGCGTCCACGTCGGCGACCGCGATCGTCGCCGACACCTTCCGCAGCACCTCCAGCTCCGGCTCCGGGCCGCTCATCAACAGGAAGCAGCCGACGGCGGCGACGCGGACGCCGCCGCGCTCGAACCGCAGCGCCGGACCGCCGGTGAGCCGCTCGTAGAACGCCACCGAGGCGTCCAGGTCGTCGACGCAGATGCGCAGTGTGGTGCCGAGGATCTCCATACCGGACCAGGGTAGTTGGGACGCCTCACACCCGGCAGAGGATCTCCCCGTGCGGCACGGTGAACCACGCGTCCGCGCTCGCGCCCCACTCGCGCCACGCCCCACTCGCGCCACGCCCCCGCGGCGGCCGCCAGCCCCTCCGGCGTCGTATGGCCGCCCTCCACCGCCAGCCGTGCGTACCCCGACTCCGTCGTGCGGTCCGCCCACAGGGCGCTCCACCACGCGCGCTCCTCCGGTGTGGCGAAGCACCACACTGCGGCGCTGGGGGTGATGTCGGTGAACCCCGCCTGCCGCGCCCACGACAGCAGCCTGCGGCCGGCGTCCGGCTCGCCGCCGTTGGCCCGCGCCACCCGCCGGTACAGGCCCCGCCACTCCTCCAGCGCCGGCGGTTCGGGGTACCAGGCGAACGCCGCGTAGTCGCTGTCCCGCGCGGCGACGACCCCGCCCGGACGGCACACCCGCCGCATCTCCCGCAGCGCGGCCACCGGATCGCCCACGTGCTGGAGCACCTGGTGGGCGTGGACGACGTCGAAGGAGTCGTCGGGGAAGTCCAGCGCGTGGACGTCGGCGACAGCGCACACCACGTTGTCGAGGCCGCGCTCCGCGGCGACCGCGCGCGCCTGCGCCAGGACGCCGTCGGCGGCGTCGACCGCCGTCACGCGTCCCGGCGCGACCAGCGCGGCCAGGTCCGCCGTGATGGTGCCGGGACCGCACCCGACGTCGAGCACGTCGAGCCCCGGCCGCAGGGAACCCAGCAGGTACGCCGCCGAGTTGTCGGCCGTGCGCCACCGGTGCGACCGCAGCACCGACTCGTGGTGGCCATGCGTGTAGACGGCATCCGCCATCGCCCTACTCCGTCTCTCTCGGGACCGGGACAGGACCGCCACGCTACGCCGGCCAACCACATCCCGAGACGTGATTCCCAGAATGCGGACAGGGGTGGTGGGGCGTTATCCGCGGGGAGGCCCGGGTACCCGCCGCCCATGACGACCAAGACCCCGCGGTCCCGGAAGCCGGTACGGGCGACCACCGCGGCGCTGGGCGCTGCCCTGCTGGCCGCGGTGGTCGTGAAGGCGCGCCGCCGCGACGCCCGCACGGCCGAGGACCGCCCGTACCGCACCGAGGACCCCGCCACCGCGTCCGTGGACGACTCCGCACCCGACTCCCCGGCCGCCCGTGAACCGGACGACGTCCGCGTCGTCGCCCCCGGCACCCCACCCTCACCGGTGGTCCCCCCGCCGGTCGCGGCGCCGCCGCATCCTCCTTCGACGCCGGAGCCGCCGGAGCCTCCCGCTGCCCAGGAGCCGCCGGAGCCTCCCGCCGATCCCGCACCGCCGGAGCCTCCCGCCGATCCCGCACCGCCGGAGCCTCCCGCCGGCCCGGAGCCGCCGGGCCCGCCCGCGGACCCCGAGGCGCCCCACCACCGCGCCTGACCGCACACCACCCACGGGAGGCCCAGTGACCACCGCGACGAGGCGCCGTCCGCGCGTCCTGATCGTCGGAGCCGGCTTCGCCGGCTACCGGACCGCACGCGAACTGTCCCGCACCCTGCGCGGCCGCGCCGAGATCGTCCTGCTCAACCCGACCGACTACTTCCTCTACCTGCCGCTGCTGCCCCAGGTCGCCGCCGGCATCCTCGAACCCCGCCGCGTCACCGTGTCCCTGCCGGGCACCCTGCGGAACGTCCGGCTCGTCCTCGGTACGGCGGAGCGCATCGACCTCGACGCGCGCACCGTGCACTGCACCGACCCCGAGGGCACCTCGGGCCGGATCGACTACGACCGGCTCGTCCTCGCCGTCGGCAGCGTCAGCAAGCTCCTCCCCATCCCGGGCATCGCCGAGCACGCCACCGGCTTCCGCGGTCTGCCCGAGGCGCTCTACCTGCGCGACCACGTCACCCGGCAGATCGAGCTCATGGCCGCCGGCGCCGACGACCCCGCGACCGCCGAGGCCCGCCGCACCTTCGTGGTGGTCGGCGCCGGCTACACCGGCACCGAGGTCGCCGCCCACGGCAAGATGTTCACCGACGCCCTCGTGCGCGAGCAGCCCCACTGGCCGCGCGACCGCGCGCCCCGCTGGCTGCTCGTCGACGTCGCCGACCGCGTCCTGCCCGGCCTCGACGAGCGCCTCGCCGCCACCGCCGACCGGGTCCTGCGCGACCGGGGCGTCGAGGTGCGCACCCGCACCTCCGTCAAGGAGTCCACCGCCGACGGCGTCCTGCTCGACGACGGCGAGTTCGTCCCGACGCGCTCACTGATCTGGTGCGTCGGCGTCCGCCCCGACCCGTTCGTCTCCCAGGTCGGCGTCCCCCTCCAGCAGGGCCGGATCGTCGTCACCCCGGAACTCGCCGTCCCCGGCCACCCGGAGGTCTTCGCGTGCGGCGACGCCGCCGCCGTGCCCGACCTCGCCCGCCCCGGCGAGATCACCCCCATGACGGCGCAGCACGCCTCGCGCCAGGGGAAGACCGCCGCCCGGAACGTCGCCGCGTCCCTCGGCCTCGGCACCCCCGCCCCGTACCGGCACGACGCGCTCGGCTTCGCCGTGGACCTCGGCGGGGTCAAGGCCGCGGCCAACCCGTTCGGCGTCCCCCTCTCCGGTCCGGTCGCCGGCGCCGTCACCCGCGGCTACCACCTGGCCGCCATGCCCGGCAACCGCGTCCGGGTGGCCGCCGACTGGCTGCTCGACGCCGCCCTGCCCCGGCAGGCCGTCCAGCTCGGCCTGGTCCGTTCCTGGCAGGTCCCCCTCGACACCGACGCACCCGAGCTCGCCCACACCCGCGGCGCGCCCGGGAAGGAGTGAACGACGCATGCAGTACGAGGAACTCGCAGAACTGGGTCAGCAGTTGCGCGTCGACGCGGTCCGAGCCGCCGACGCGGCCGGCTCCGGCCACCCCACCTCCTCCATGTCCGCCGCCGATCTCGCGGCCGTCCTCCTCGCCCACCACCTGCGCTTCGACTTCGACCACCCCGACCACCCCGGCAACGACCGGCTCGTCCTCTCCAAGGGCCACGCCTCGCCCCTGCTGTACGCCCTGTACCGCGCGGCCGGCGCCGTGGACGAGGAGGAGCTGCTCGGCTACCGCACGCTCGGCAGCCGCCTCGAAGGGCACCCCACGCCGCGGCTGCCCTGGGTGGACACCGCCACGGGCTCCCTCGGCCAAGGGCTGCCCGTGGCCGTCGGCATGGCCCTCGCCGGGCAGCGCCTGGACCGGCTCCCGTACCGGGTGTACGTCCTGTCCGGCGACAGCGAGATGGCGGAGGGCTCCGTCTGGGAGGCGGTCGAGCACGCCGCGTACAACCACCTCGACAACCTCACCCTCGTTGTCGACGTCAACCGGCTCGGCCAGCGCGGCCCCACCCGCCACGAGCACGACCTCGACGCGTACGCGCGGCGCCTGCACGCCTTCGGCTGGCACACCGTCGAGGTCGACGGCCACGACGTCCAGGCGATCGACGCCGCCTTCGCCGAGGCCCGCTCCACCACCCGGAAGCCCACCGCCATCCTCGCCCGCACCCGCAAGGGCCGCGGCGTCGAGGCCGTGGAGGACCGCGAGGGCCTGCACGGCAAGCCCCTGCCCGACGCGGACGAGGCGATCGCCGAACTCGGCGGCGTACGCCACACCCGCGTGACCGTCCAGGCGCCGCCCGACGGCAAGGTGACGACCGCCGTCGGCGACACCACGCCCGCGCCGCCGCGCTACGACCCGGGCGACCGGGTCGCCACCCGTGACGCCTTCGGGCAGGCCCTCGCGGCGGTCGGCGCCGCGCGCGGCCGGGTCGTCGTCCTCGACGCGGAGGTCGGCGACTCGACCCGCGCCGAGGTCTTCGCCAAGGAGCACCCGGAGCGGTACTTCGAGTGCTACATCGCCGAGCAGCAACTCGTCGCCGGAGCCGTCGGCCTCGCGGCGCGGGGATACGTCCCGTACGCCGCGACGTTCGCCGCGTTCCTCACCCGCGCCCACGACTTCGTCCGCATGGCCGCGGTCAGCCGCGCCGGCATCAACCTCGTCGGCTCCCACGCGGGCGTCGCCATCGGCCCCGACGGCCCGTCCCAGATGGGCCTGGAGGACATCGCGATGCTCCGGTCCGTGCACGGCAGCACCGTCCTCTACCCGTGCGACGCCAACCAGACGGCCCGGCTCACCACCGCCATGGCCGACCTGGACGGCATCCGCTACCTGCGGACGAGCCGCGGCGGGACGCCCGTCATCTACGGGCCCGACGAGGAGTTCCCCGTCGGGGGCAGCAAGGTGCTGCGCCGCCACGACGACGACAAGGTGACCATCGTCGCCGCGGGCGTCACCGTCCACGAGGCCCTCGAAGCGGCCGACCGGCTCGCGGAGAGCGGCATCCGGGCGCGCGTGATCGACCTGTACTCGGTCAAGCCGGTGGACGCCGACACCCTGAACGAGGCCGCCGGGCAGACGGGCTGCATCCTCACCGTGGAGGACCACCACCCGGAGGGGGGCATCGGCGACGCGGTGGCCGAGGTGTTCGCGGACGGCCGGCCCGCCCCCCGCATGGCCCGCCTCGCCGTGCGGAACATGCCCGGCTCAGCGACGCCGGAGGAGCAGCTGCACGCGGCGGGCATCGACGCCGACTCCATCGCCGCGGCCGTGACGCTGCTGGTGGAGCGGGTCGTGGCCTGACCACCCGCCCGGCCCGGCGCCGGGTCGCGAGCCCTCACCCGCCCGGCCCGGCGGTGGGGGCTCGCGCGCGCCGGCGGCCGGCGGTCGCGAAGGCCCGGCCGGGAAGGCCGCCGGCGCGGCGCGGGCCCGCCGACAGCGCCCGCCGGCACCTCGTCACCGCCCCGGCGCGACCGCCCCGGCGCGAGCCCCAGGCGGCCCGCCGTCACCCGCACGGGCCTCGGTCCGTCGCCCGCACGGGCCTCGGACGGTATGACGGCGCCTCCGGACCGGGCGGGCGGGCGCGCCGGGCCGCCGCCGTCGACGGGGGGCGCTACGACGGCGCCCGCCGGTCCCGTGGGGGTCGGCGGGCGCGGGGCGTTCCCCGTCGCGGTCATCTGGTCGAAACCTCGGTCTCCTGCTCGTCGTACGGCCACCGCAGCAGCGCTCCGAGACCGCCGACCGGCAGCCGGTCGTCGACCTCCGGCCGGACGCGCAGGACCTCCGCCCCCGTCGCCAACGCCGACCGCAGCAACGCGTCGTCCGCGCGCGCCGGCAGCGGCTCGGTCGCGCCCAGGTACTGGGTCTCCGTGCGCCGCACGGCCACCTGGTCCGGCGCGGCTCCCACCCACACCTGGCGGTGCGCGTCGGGCCCGTCCGGACGGATCAGCAGCTCGGCGATGCGGTGCTCGCGGGCCGCCTCGACCAGCGCGGGGACCCCCTCGCAGGCGGCCGCCCCCGCGGGGCTCCCGCCCTCCGGTGCGCGGGCCGCCCGGAACCGGTCGAGCTCCTGCTCCGCGGTACGCCGCAGGAACGCGTCCTTCGCGGCCCGCACGTCCTCGTCGAGCCGCTCCCGGGAGGCGCCGGCGGCCCGGCCGCCGTGCTCGCTCTCCACCACGTCCGCCTTCAGGCCGACGGGCAGCCGCTCGTGCACGGAGCGCCGCTCGCGCGGATCACCGGCGAGCACCACGAGGTCCGCGCCCAGGTCCTCGGCCGTCTCGGCGACGGCGTCGGCGATCTCGGCGGCGTTCTCCTCCCAGGTGTTCTCCACGGCGAGCTGGAAGTGCCGCTGGGACCAGGCGCCGCCCGAGGTGCGGTGCACGGGCCAGTCCCGGCCCTCCACCTGCCCGGCGGGCACCGCCCCGACCGGGCTGCGCAGCTCCAGGTCGGCGCCGACGCGGTCGATGTACGCGACGAGGCACACGGGGTCTCCCGCGGCCAGGTCGAGCAGCGGTCCCAGACGCGGCAGCGCCGACCAGGAGACCTGGGTGGGCGCGAGCGGGCGGGCGGCCAGCGGCAGGTCGAGAGCGACCTCGCCGTGCGCGGCGAACACCGCGCGCCCGGCCTCGCCCGGTGGTCGGGGCCACCGGTTCAGCGCTTCGTGGACGGCGCGCTCGGTCGCCTCGTCGCACCCCTGCGCGGCGAGCTCCTCGCAGGCGTTGCGCGCCGTGAGCTCCTGCCGCCACTCGGCGGACTCGTCCCGCCGCGACGTGTCGAGGTACACGCTCGCCCACGGTCCTGGGTGGTCGTAGAGGCCGGTCAGAAAGGCGAGTTGCATGGCTCCCTCCCGGAGGCCGGTTCGTCGGTCCGCGACGGGTACCCGTGAGGTCGGACGGCACACGGCCGCCCTCCTGTCGCGCGGAGCCCCGCCCGCGCCCAGAGTGGAACCCACACACGCGGAGGTGATCCATGTCCGGCAGCCCGCTCCTCGACCGGCACGCGGAGGCGCTCGCCCTCTTCTCGTCGCGCGTCCACGCGGTCCGGGACGACCAGTGGGACGCGCCCACACCCTGCTCCGAGTGGTCCGTGCGGGACCTGGTCGGCCACCTGGCCGGCGAACAGCTGTGGGTCGTCGACCTGGTGCGCGACGGCCGGACCGTCGCCGAGGTCGGCGGGAAGTACGACGGGGACGTCCTCGGCGACGACCCGGTCGCCACCTGGGACCGCGCCGCGGCGGGCGCACGCGACGCCTTCCGCGAGGACGGCGCGCTCGACCGGACGGTCAGCCTGTCGTCCGGCGACACCCCGGCCACCGCCTACTGCGCGCAGATGACGGCGGACGCCGTGGTCCACGCGTGGGACCTGTCGCGGGCGATCGGCGCGGACGAG
This portion of the Streptomyces changanensis genome encodes:
- a CDS encoding VOC family protein, producing MEILGTTLRICVDDLDASVAFYERLTGGPALRFERGGVRVAAVGCFLLMSGPEPELEVLRKVSATIAVADVDAAHEALTAVGAKVLAGPVPTPVGRNLIAVHPDGSVFEYADRRAG
- a CDS encoding GNAT family N-acetyltransferase, with product MPDDESIRPAAYLAVGPRVGLRPFRYEDADEFTARARESRDLHRPWLFPPDDADAYAAYARRLIEAPDRLGHLVCERDGGAIAGFVNVNNIVRGAFRNGALGYGAFAHAAGRGLMGEALGLVVRHAFGPLGLHRLEANIQPGNAASIALVRRAGFRREGYSPAMLLVDGEWRDHERWALTADEPAARGAGPGR
- a CDS encoding DUF6204 family protein; protein product: MGARHTYRVIVRGVWDGLTDRDRERLLADADRHGLSSMRFTEEGSLTYDAALKRFSYRFTVVSDADDGEEMAALLAEERAEAALAALGLGHRALTSTATDMDTMKVNDRGRRPGRPARPR
- a CDS encoding NAD(P)/FAD-dependent oxidoreductase, with translation MTTATRRRPRVLIVGAGFAGYRTARELSRTLRGRAEIVLLNPTDYFLYLPLLPQVAAGILEPRRVTVSLPGTLRNVRLVLGTAERIDLDARTVHCTDPEGTSGRIDYDRLVLAVGSVSKLLPIPGIAEHATGFRGLPEALYLRDHVTRQIELMAAGADDPATAEARRTFVVVGAGYTGTEVAAHGKMFTDALVREQPHWPRDRAPRWLLVDVADRVLPGLDERLAATADRVLRDRGVEVRTRTSVKESTADGVLLDDGEFVPTRSLIWCVGVRPDPFVSQVGVPLQQGRIVVTPELAVPGHPEVFACGDAAAVPDLARPGEITPMTAQHASRQGKTAARNVAASLGLGTPAPYRHDALGFAVDLGGVKAAANPFGVPLSGPVAGAVTRGYHLAAMPGNRVRVAADWLLDAALPRQAVQLGLVRSWQVPLDTDAPELAHTRGAPGKE
- a CDS encoding TIGR03086 family metal-binding protein — translated: MSGSPLLDRHAEALALFSSRVHAVRDDQWDAPTPCSEWSVRDLVGHLAGEQLWVVDLVRDGRTVAEVGGKYDGDVLGDDPVATWDRAAAGARDAFREDGALDRTVSLSSGDTPATAYCAQMTADAVVHAWDLSRAIGADERLPRRLVDFALGEFTPYADSLPSTGLFDRPLDVPADADAQTRLLALLGRRA
- a CDS encoding transketolase, coding for MQYEELAELGQQLRVDAVRAADAAGSGHPTSSMSAADLAAVLLAHHLRFDFDHPDHPGNDRLVLSKGHASPLLYALYRAAGAVDEEELLGYRTLGSRLEGHPTPRLPWVDTATGSLGQGLPVAVGMALAGQRLDRLPYRVYVLSGDSEMAEGSVWEAVEHAAYNHLDNLTLVVDVNRLGQRGPTRHEHDLDAYARRLHAFGWHTVEVDGHDVQAIDAAFAEARSTTRKPTAILARTRKGRGVEAVEDREGLHGKPLPDADEAIAELGGVRHTRVTVQAPPDGKVTTAVGDTTPAPPRYDPGDRVATRDAFGQALAAVGAARGRVVVLDAEVGDSTRAEVFAKEHPERYFECYIAEQQLVAGAVGLAARGYVPYAATFAAFLTRAHDFVRMAAVSRAGINLVGSHAGVAIGPDGPSQMGLEDIAMLRSVHGSTVLYPCDANQTARLTTAMADLDGIRYLRTSRGGTPVIYGPDEEFPVGGSKVLRRHDDDKVTIVAAGVTVHEALEAADRLAESGIRARVIDLYSVKPVDADTLNEAAGQTGCILTVEDHHPEGGIGDAVAEVFADGRPAPRMARLAVRNMPGSATPEEQLHAAGIDADSIAAAVTLLVERVVA
- a CDS encoding baeRF2 domain-containing protein, which codes for MQLAFLTGLYDHPGPWASVYLDTSRRDESAEWRQELTARNACEELAAQGCDEATERAVHEALNRWPRPPGEAGRAVFAAHGEVALDLPLAARPLAPTQVSWSALPRLGPLLDLAAGDPVCLVAYIDRVGADLELRSPVGAVPAGQVEGRDWPVHRTSGGAWSQRHFQLAVENTWEENAAEIADAVAETAEDLGADLVVLAGDPRERRSVHERLPVGLKADVVESEHGGRAAGASRERLDEDVRAAKDAFLRRTAEQELDRFRAARAPEGGSPAGAAACEGVPALVEAAREHRIAELLIRPDGPDAHRQVWVGAAPDQVAVRRTETQYLGATEPLPARADDALLRSALATGAEVLRVRPEVDDRLPVGGLGALLRWPYDEQETEVSTR